The following are from one region of the Coccinella septempunctata chromosome 7, icCocSept1.1, whole genome shotgun sequence genome:
- the LOC123317832 gene encoding uncharacterized protein LOC123317832, whose product MQILDVPESKTAEELARDLDIKPLPESVPEDFVGKMFKYGRKQGNSTTSWIVELHPAARSHFAKVGKIFTAWRSHGIRDFLLVFRYFQCQRFGHISKYCKSTKQCGYCASTEHENRDCDVRDNPAKHKCANCVRGGAKEVNHHTAQDCCPIYKHRLQDLIDSTTYEYDE is encoded by the coding sequence ATGCAAATACTAGATGTTCCGGAATCCAAGACCGCGGAAGAACTCGCGAGAGACCTGGACATAAAACCACTTCCCGAATCAGTGCCCGAGGATTTTGTCGGGAAGATGTTTAAATATGGCCGGAAACAGGGGAACTCAACAACTTCCTGGATCGTGGAATTGCACCCAGCGGCGAGGAGTCACTTCGCAAAAGTAGGGAAAATCTTCACGGCCTGGAGATCACACGGCATTCGCGACTTCCTCCTAGTTTTCCGCTACTTCCAATGCCAACGGTTCGGGCACATATCAAAATACTGCAAATCCACCAAACAGTGTGGATACTGCGCCTCAACGGAACATGAGAACCGGGATTGTGATGTTCGCGATAATCCCGCTAAACATAAGTGCGCGAATTGTGTTCGTGGTGGCGCGAAAGAGGTGAATCATCACACTGCCCAGGATTGCTGCCCGATCTACAAACATAGGCTGCAGGACTTGATAGACTCAACCACATATGAATATGatgaataa